In Primulina huaijiensis isolate GDHJ02 chromosome 16, ASM1229523v2, whole genome shotgun sequence, a single genomic region encodes these proteins:
- the LOC140961024 gene encoding uncharacterized protein — translation MVDCKFCGATRIYADPPTFCCSLGEINLLPSEMPSELVELYAGNSDDAKEFNTCIRSYNNMFAFTSMGVHCDTSFAKRNAGVYTFRVQGQLYHFIGQLIPAANETPKNLQLYFFDTVHELSNRLCINSKFKETLTQKLIYILSKNPYGVFFRGLNSVANLDEYKIALQADPITDQRVFNRPTVSQVAGIWLEPSDENQNTSQHIQVYPKNSCPQIIKHYFGCYDPLQYPLIFPNGESGWHRNIKRLDQKQKNLHPRPTCGGENSNCIENSASAEVFISTEIQASEKNNKQRATVSCREYYCYKLQIRKNDKSFLLHIGRLLQQYIVDMYIKIETSRLEFFRTPNMQNRLRNEAYNGLLDSITQGCEVGADVGKRVILPTSFIGGPRDMRKRYMDAIALVQRYGKPDIFLTMTSNPNWAEIKSLCLPSDEIQNRPDLVSRIFHAKLQVLREELFKKDIFGHIIAYTSVIEFQKRGLPHAHFLLILNQASKMFHPESFDRIVCAELPDPHSEPYLFSLVIKHMMHGPCGLLNPTCPCMKKNSCKYNYPKEYSDTTKYGTNSYPIYRRRNDNHVITIRGSQLDNRWVVPYNPYLLAKFNCHINVEICSTIQAIKYIYKYIYKGHDKILYTLLGDEQNHMIDEAKNFQAARWISPPEAIWRIFGFDLNHVHPAVICLPVHLENEQVVTFAANQSLFSVVNNPTFKKTMLTQFFYMNKYNSYAQSLNCLYVEFPEYFTWHNDSKEWEPRRKKEVIGRIFSCRPSDCEKFYLKLLLMHVRKPSSFKDLRTIDEVTFATFREAALTLGLIESDNSAEMCIEEAACYLMPHALRQLFATVLVFCCPKNPNQLWLKFQDFLSEDFARNKSLTPKMISQKVLDIVNNHLHSMGKKLEDFFHTGKDVSLDFNDRLATDLQSEIDICIPPEDLLAVGQLNSEQKNAYNQILYHVHNGLSSAFFIDGPGGTGKTFLYRALLATIRSNGDIAIATATSGVAASLLPGGRTSHSRFKIPLEESNIKSCSISKQSTLATLIKLAKLIIWDEATMARRDVIEKFNEMLQDIMDSDLLFGGKIVVFGGDFRQTLPVILKSTKENIIDSSIVMSPLWNKLNKITLHKNMRALSDSFFSSWLLKIGDGIENTNENNEIQIPSRINIPFTDDITSLNTLIDVVFPNINDPNLNLSSFVKRAILTTRNEFVHEINDVLINKFPGEEITSLEDKCTTLVYLKPDFRNWFVKVLVSEKTPIRFLKWGRQQKLVFVDKENGSMQGIIYDQDVEQLDRLLQLYKTYYIGNAKIKEITSNAPIFASAKYQMLLSRSTYIKLANEEEQLPINHAYQLTSFAQCPELADVPTKQIS, via the exons ATGGTTGATTGTAAATTTTGTGGTGCAACTCGCATATATGCTGATCCACCAACGTTTTGTTGTTCGTTAGGAGAAATAAATCTTTTACCTTCGGAAATGCCTTCTGAGTTAGTTGAACTGTATGCTGGCAATTCCGATGATGCAAAAGAGTTCAACACATGTATTCGTAGCTATAATAACATGTTTGCTTTCACATCAATGGGAGTACATTGTGATACATCTTTTGCTAAAAGAAATGCTGGTGTTTATACATTCCGTGTACAAGGGCAACTTTATCATTTTATTGGCCAGCTAATACCGGCAGCCAATGAAACACCCAAAAATTTACAACTATATTTCTTTGACACTGTACATGAACTATCTAATCGCCTGTGCATTAACTCAAAATTTAAGGAAACTCTTACTcagaaattaatttatatcttATCAAAAAACCCATATGGAGTTTTTTTCCGTGGGCTGAATAGTGTTGCCAATTTGGACGAATATAAAATTGCTTTGCAAGCTGATCCTATTACGGATCAACGAGTTTTTAACCGGCCTACTGTATCTCAGGTTGCTGGAATATGGTTAGAACCTAGCGAtgaaaatcaaaacacaagCCAACATATACAAGTATATCCAAAAAACAGTTGTCCCCAAATAATTAAACACTACTTCGGCTGTTATGATCCTTTGCAATACCCTCTTATATTCCCAAATGGAGAATCTGGCTGGCATAGAAACATTAAAAGATTagaccaaaaacaaaaaaatttgcatCCTAGACCAACTTGTGGCGGTGAAAACAGCAATTGCATAGAAAACTCTGCAAGTGCAGAAGTTTTTATAAGCACTGAAATTCAag CTTCGGAAAAAAACAACAAACAACGGGCTACGGTTTCATGTCGTGAGTATTACTGTTACAAATTGCAAATAAGAAAAAACGATAAGTCTTTCTTACTACATATTGGTAGGCTTTTGCAACAATATATAGTAGACatgtatattaaaattgaaacatCAAGACTAGAATTTTTTAGGACTCCAAATATGCAAAACCGTTTGCGAAATGAGGCTTATAATGGGTTATTAGATAGCATTACACAAGGATGTGAGGTAGGCGCTGATGTCGGAAAACGTGTAATATTACCTACGTCATTCATTGGAGGTCCTAGAGATATGCGTAAAAGATACATGGATGCTATTGCATTGGTCCAACGTTATGGGAAACCTGATATCTTTCTGACAATGACTTCGAATCCGAATTGGGCTGAAATAAAGTCTCTTTGCCTTCCATCTGATGAAATCCAAAATAGACCTGATTTGGTCTCTAGGATTTTCCATGCGAAGCTTCAAGTTTTAAGAGAGGAACTATTCAAGAAAGATATCTTTGGCCACATTATTGCTTATACTAGCGTCATAGAATTTCAAAAAAGAGGCTTACCCCATGCCCATTTCctgctgattttaaatcaagCTTCAAAAATGTTCCATCCTGAGTCATTCGATAGAATTGTTTGTGCAGAATTGCCTGATCCACATTCTGAACCATATTTGTTTTCACTCGTAATAAAACATATGATGCATGGTCCATGTGGTTTACTTAATCCAACATGCCCTTGCATGAAAAAGAACTCTTGTAAATATAACTATCCTAAAGAATACTCAGACACTACTAAATATGGAACAAATTCGTACCCAATATATCGTCGTCGAAATGACAACCATGTTATTACTATAAGGGGTTCACAACTTGATAATCGTTGGGTTGTTCCTTACAATCCATATTTGCTTGCTAAATTTAACTGTCATATTAACGTTGAAATATGTTCAACAATTCAAGCTATAAAATATatctacaaatatatatataaagggcATGATAAGATTTTGTATACACTACTGGGAGATGAACAAAATCACATGATTGACGAAGCAAAAAATTTTCAAGCTGCAAGATGGATTTCACCTCCTGAAGCCATCTGGCGCATTTTCGGTTTTGACCTTAACCATGTACATCCAGCCGTTATATGCTTACCAGTTCATTTAGAAAATGAACAAGTTGTGACATTTGCTGCGAATCAGTCTTTGTTCAGCGTTGTCAACAATCcaacatttaaaaaaacaatgttaacacaatttttctatatgaACAAATACAATAGCTATGCTCAAAGCTTAAATTGTTTATATGTTGAATTTCCTGAATATTTTACCTGGCACAACGATTCTAAAGAGTGGGAACCACGTAGAAAAAAAGAGGTCATAGGTCGGATTTTTAGCTGCCGACCTTCAGATTGTgaaaagttttatttaaaattgttgcTGATGCATGTAAGAAAACCATCTTCTTTTAAGGACTTGCGAACGATCGATGAGGTGACTTTTGCAACATTCAGAGAAGCAGCATTAACATTAGGTTTAATAGAAAGTGATAACAGTGCTGAAATGTGTATCGAAGAAGCTGCTTGTTATTTAATGCCTCATGCTTTGCGCCAATTATTTGCTACTGTTCTTGTTTTTTGTTGCCCAAAAAACCCCAATCAACTATGGTTAAAGTTCCAAGATTTTCTCTCAGAAGATTTTGCTCGGAATAAATCTCTTACTCCAAAAATGATTAGCCAAAAGGTTTTAGACATAGTTAACAATCACCTTCATTCCATGGGTAAAAAATTAGAAGACTTCTTCCATACAGGTAAAGATGTCAGCTTAGATTTTAACGACAGATTGGCAACAGATTTACAATCTGAGATTGACATTTGTATACCGCCAGAAGATCTATTAGCTGTTGGGCAACTAAATAGCGAACAAAAAAATGCTTATaatcaaatcttatatcatgTTCATAATGGTTTGTCAAGCGCTTTTTTTATTGATGGTCCTGGAGGTACTGGAAAAACCTTTTTATATAGAGCACTTCTTGCTACAATTCGGTCAAATGGTGACATAGCAATTGCGACCGCAACTTCAGGAGTTGCAGCATCTTTGCTTCCAGGAGGTCGCACTTCACATTCGAGGTTTAAAATTCCTTTAGAGGAAAGCAATATCAAATCATGTAGCATTAGTAAGCAAAGCACATTAGCAACTTTAATAAAACTAGCAAAactaattatttgggatgagGCTACGATGGCTAGGCGTGATGTTATTGAAAAGTTCAATGAAATGTTACAAGACATAATGGATTCAGATTTATTGTTTGGCGGTAAAATTGTTGTGTTCGGTGGAGATTTCCGCCAAACATTACCAGTTATTTTAAAAAgcacaaaagaaaatattatcgATTCTTCAATTGTCATGTCACCGTTATGGAATAAGTTAAATAAGATAACACTCCACAAAAATATGCGTGCATTATCTGATTCTTTTTTTTCATCTTGGCTGTTGAAAATTGGTGATGGAATCGAAAATACTAATGAAAACAATGAAATCCAAATCCCATCTCGCATTAACATTCCATTTACAGATGACATTACTTCTTTGAATACATTAATAGACGTAGTTTTCCCAAACATTAATGatccaaatttaaatttatcttcGTTTGTAAAACGTGCTATACTTACAACAAGAAACGAATTTGTCCATGAAATAAATGATGTTCTTATTAACAAATTTCCTGGCGAAGAAATAAC GTCATTAGAAGACAAGTGTACAACCCTTGTATATCTTAAACCAGATTTCCGCAACTGGTTTGTCAAAGTTTTAGTTTCTGAAAAAACTCCGATCCGTTTTCTGAAATGGGGGAGACAACAAAAACTTGTTTTTGTTGACAAAGAG AATGGAAGCATGCAGGGCATAATTTATGACCAAGATGTTGAGCAATTAGACAGACTACTTCAGTTATACAAGACATACTACATTGGGAatgccaaaattaaagaaataactAGCAACGCCCCAATTTTTGCATCTGCAAAATACCAAATGTTGCTTAGTAGAAGTACTTATATTAAGCTTGCAAATGAAGAAGAACAACTACCTATTAATCATGCTTACCAGCTGACATCTTTTGCTCAATGCCCTGAATTAGCGGATGTGCCTACTAAACAGATCAGCTAA